A single region of the Deefgea piscis genome encodes:
- a CDS encoding Na+/H+ antiporter family protein, with translation MNAVLIAVTLMLALSLSRIHVVVSILISAVVGGLVGGLELSKTIAAFNGGLGGGAGIALSYALLGAFALALAESGLPHAMADGLAKLSAKSSNTQRVKWGIVLAVLALAISSQNILPIHIAFIPLVIPPLLFTLATFKVDRRLLACVMTFGLITPYMLFPVGFGEIFLTQILLGSITKSGLDVTHVNVMHAMALPALGMLFGLLTAVFVTYRKPRQYDMNVLKAVEREDSRYTPRSLGVAVLAMVTTFIVQLCVDSMLLGALAGFTVCVLGGAVPWRQADSVFSEGMKMMAGIGLIMIAASGMAEVLKATGDVASLVTQSADLIGNSKALAAFLMLLVGLVVTLGIGSSFSTVPILATIYVPLAMQLGFSPAAIVCLVGTAGALGDAGSPASDSTLGPTAGLNVDGQHNHIWDTSVPTFLHFNLPLMAFGWVAVMVL, from the coding sequence ATGAATGCCGTTTTAATTGCAGTAACACTGATGCTCGCGCTCTCATTGAGCCGCATTCATGTGGTGGTCAGTATCCTCATTAGTGCCGTGGTGGGTGGATTGGTCGGGGGATTAGAATTAAGTAAAACCATCGCCGCATTCAATGGCGGCCTCGGTGGTGGCGCAGGGATTGCGCTGTCTTACGCGCTGCTCGGTGCTTTTGCCTTGGCGCTGGCCGAATCCGGTTTACCGCACGCGATGGCCGATGGCTTGGCCAAATTAAGTGCCAAAAGCAGCAATACCCAGCGAGTTAAATGGGGCATTGTGTTGGCCGTTTTGGCGCTGGCGATTTCATCGCAAAATATTTTACCGATTCATATCGCGTTTATTCCTTTGGTGATTCCGCCGCTACTATTTACGCTGGCGACATTTAAAGTCGACCGCCGTTTATTGGCGTGCGTGATGACTTTTGGTTTGATTACGCCGTATATGTTGTTCCCTGTTGGTTTTGGCGAGATTTTCTTAACCCAAATTTTATTGGGCAGCATTACCAAATCAGGCTTAGATGTCACCCACGTGAATGTGATGCACGCGATGGCGCTGCCCGCACTGGGGATGCTGTTTGGTTTACTCACCGCGGTATTTGTCACTTACCGTAAACCGCGCCAGTACGATATGAACGTGCTCAAAGCGGTTGAGCGCGAAGACAGTCGCTACACGCCTCGCTCATTGGGCGTGGCGGTGCTGGCGATGGTAACGACCTTTATCGTGCAGCTGTGCGTTGACTCGATGTTGCTCGGCGCGCTAGCGGGCTTTACCGTTTGTGTGCTCGGTGGCGCAGTGCCTTGGCGACAAGCTGATAGTGTCTTTAGCGAAGGCATGAAAATGATGGCCGGCATTGGCCTGATTATGATTGCTGCTTCTGGCATGGCCGAAGTACTCAAAGCCACCGGCGATGTGGCCAGTTTGGTCACGCAATCGGCCGATCTAATCGGCAATAGCAAAGCACTGGCAGCGTTTTTGATGTTGCTGGTCGGATTGGTGGTGACATTGGGCATCGGTTCTTCATTTTCAACAGTACCTATCTTAGCCACCATCTATGTGCCGCTGGCGATGCAACTCGGGTTTAGCCCAGCAGCGATTGTTTGCTTGGTGGGCACAGCGGGTGCATTGGGAGATGCTGGCTCGCCAGCGTCTGATTCAACACTGGGCCCAACTGCTGGTTTGAATGTCGATGGTCAGCACAACCATATTTGGGATACTTCGGTACCGACTTTCTTGCATTTCAACCTGCCATTGATGGCGTTTGGTTGGGTTGCGGTGATGGTTTTATAA
- a CDS encoding amino acid permease, translated as MIAEEVQTAPHLKRNLRVRHLSMIAIGGSIGTGLFVASGATVAQAGAGGALAAYAVIGLMVYFLMTSLAEMAAYMPVSGSFSTYGAKFVEPGFGFALGWNYWYNWAVTIAVELAAASMVMKFWFPDSSGLMWSALFLAMMFSLNYLSVKGFGEAEFWFSLIKVVTVVIFIVTGVLMIFGILNGTHSVGFENFTMGDGPFVGGFPAMLGVAMIAGFSFQGTELVGIAAGESENPQKNIPRAIKQVFWRILLFYVLAIFVIGMLIPYTDPNLLKSDLANVGVSPFTLVFQNAGIAFAASVMNAVILTAILSAGNSGMYASSRMLYSLASEGKAPKMFAKLSSNGVPRNALYATCLVAMLCFFASIFGEKTVYLWLLSTSGMTGFIAWLGIAICHYRFRKAYILQGRDINDLPYRSKFYPFGPMFAFALCMVIMLGQNYQAFMAGTIDWGSVVATYIGIPLFLLIWFSYRYKNKTKFITYEKMDLDSQRD; from the coding sequence ATGATCGCAGAGGAAGTCCAGACGGCACCCCACCTCAAACGCAATTTGCGTGTTCGTCATCTTTCCATGATTGCCATTGGTGGCTCGATTGGGACCGGTTTATTTGTGGCTTCGGGCGCGACGGTGGCCCAAGCGGGCGCTGGTGGCGCTTTGGCTGCTTATGCCGTAATCGGTTTGATGGTGTATTTCTTAATGACCAGCTTGGCCGAAATGGCCGCTTATATGCCGGTTTCAGGCTCATTCTCGACTTATGGGGCTAAATTTGTTGAGCCTGGTTTTGGCTTTGCCCTCGGGTGGAACTACTGGTACAACTGGGCGGTGACCATTGCCGTTGAATTGGCTGCGGCCAGCATGGTGATGAAGTTCTGGTTTCCAGACAGCTCAGGCCTGATGTGGAGCGCCTTGTTCCTCGCGATGATGTTTTCGCTCAACTACCTCTCGGTGAAAGGCTTTGGCGAAGCGGAATTTTGGTTCTCGCTGATTAAAGTCGTAACCGTGGTGATTTTTATTGTCACCGGTGTATTGATGATTTTTGGCATCTTAAATGGCACGCACAGCGTTGGTTTTGAAAACTTCACCATGGGCGACGGTCCTTTTGTTGGTGGTTTCCCCGCGATGCTCGGGGTGGCGATGATTGCCGGGTTCTCATTCCAAGGCACTGAATTAGTCGGTATTGCCGCAGGCGAATCAGAAAACCCGCAAAAAAACATCCCGCGTGCGATCAAGCAAGTGTTTTGGCGTATCTTGCTGTTTTATGTATTGGCGATTTTCGTTATCGGTATGTTGATTCCCTATACTGACCCGAATTTGCTTAAAAGCGATTTAGCCAATGTCGGTGTTAGTCCGTTTACCTTGGTGTTTCAAAACGCCGGCATTGCCTTTGCTGCGAGCGTGATGAACGCTGTGATTTTAACGGCGATTTTATCGGCCGGTAACTCAGGCATGTATGCCTCAAGCCGGATGCTGTATTCATTGGCTTCGGAAGGCAAAGCGCCAAAAATGTTCGCTAAATTGTCAAGCAACGGCGTGCCACGCAATGCTTTGTACGCCACTTGTTTGGTGGCAATGTTGTGCTTTTTTGCCTCGATTTTTGGTGAAAAAACCGTGTATTTATGGCTCTTGAGCACCTCAGGGATGACCGGTTTTATTGCTTGGCTTGGGATTGCGATTTGCCATTATCGCTTCCGTAAAGCGTATATCTTGCAAGGCCGCGACATTAATGATTTGCCGTATCGTTCGAAGTTTTATCCCTTTGGACCGATGTTTGCCTTTGCCTTGTGTATGGTGATTATGCTCGGCCAAAACTACCAAGCCTTTATGGCCGGTACCATTGATTGGGGTAGCGTGGTTGCCACTTATATCGGGATTCCGTTGTTTTTGTTGATTTGGTTTAGCTATCGCTACAAAAACAAAACCAAATTTATCACGTACGAAAAAATGGATTTAGACAGCCAGCGCGATTAA
- a CDS encoding IS110 family transposase codes for MFYLGIDVAKAKLDCYLLTQLDPLKGKAKVVPNTAKGLADLLAWLTKNHIPHDQLHVSMEATGVYHELAATLLHDAGVCVSIANPAQVKHFGQGLAVRTKTDGVDSQVLARYCAMIKPAAWLPPPPEARILKGLLARREAILQDLLREKNRQEKAESTVTTELIHQSINDSIVFLNAQLKKLQSQIDDHIDRHPGLKNDLNLLQTIPAIGPQSGTQLLAVMHTHQFNTAEQLSAYLGLVPVERQSGSSILGRAKLSKAGPAKVRAVLYMAAIVATKYNPHVKALFERLLARGKSKMSALGACMRKLVHLCFGVLKTQKKYQAEYQNA; via the coding sequence ATGTTTTATCTCGGTATTGATGTTGCTAAAGCTAAACTCGATTGTTACTTGTTAACTCAACTTGACCCACTCAAAGGCAAGGCCAAGGTCGTACCCAATACCGCCAAAGGCCTTGCTGATTTGCTGGCTTGGCTGACTAAAAATCACATTCCGCATGACCAGCTGCACGTCTCAATGGAGGCCACTGGCGTGTATCACGAACTGGCCGCCACACTACTGCATGATGCAGGCGTTTGCGTCTCGATTGCCAATCCCGCACAAGTGAAGCATTTCGGCCAAGGCCTCGCGGTGCGTACCAAAACCGATGGCGTTGATAGCCAAGTTCTGGCGCGTTATTGCGCAATGATTAAGCCTGCTGCGTGGCTGCCACCTCCGCCTGAAGCCCGCATTCTAAAAGGACTTCTGGCTCGCCGCGAAGCGATTTTGCAAGACTTACTCCGCGAAAAAAATCGGCAAGAAAAAGCCGAATCTACGGTGACGACCGAGCTGATTCATCAATCGATTAACGACAGTATTGTCTTTCTAAATGCTCAGCTCAAAAAGCTACAAAGCCAAATCGACGACCATATCGACCGTCATCCTGGCCTGAAAAACGACCTCAATTTACTGCAAACCATCCCAGCAATCGGCCCACAAAGTGGCACGCAATTATTGGCGGTGATGCATACGCATCAATTCAATACGGCCGAACAATTGTCGGCCTATTTGGGCTTGGTGCCCGTCGAGCGGCAATCGGGGTCATCGATTCTTGGGCGCGCCAAACTGTCTAAAGCTGGTCCTGCAAAGGTTCGTGCCGTGCTCTACATGGCTGCCATCGTCGCCACCAAATACAACCCCCACGTCAAAGCCTTATTTGAGCGTTTGCTTGCCCGAGGCAAGAGCAAAATGTCGGCGCTCGGTGCTTGCATGCGCAAATTAGTTCACCTGTGCTTCGGCGTACTGAAAACCCAGAAAAAGTATCAAGCTGAGTACCAAAATGCTTGA
- a CDS encoding lysophospholipid acyltransferase family protein has translation MKTWLRIHRLQQFVRHVIYGMLLVRFQFPRLNHAARLNTTQVWSQQLAQKLGFTIKVFGQATPLHPANHLLLANHISWFDIFAINSVTVARFVARADVQTWPVIGMLCQGAGTVFIDRSKTRDTQRVNASISCALNNQECIAFFPEGTTSDGQAIRPFKASLIQSAFETNATIQPIYLRYTNAAGQYVSDAAYIDDMSIADSLWQITGAQQLCIEIHFLAPLTPEGRDRRSLNKEVEAMIRAKHESLQEMST, from the coding sequence ATGAAAACATGGTTGAGAATCCATCGATTGCAGCAATTTGTGCGGCATGTGATTTACGGCATGTTGCTGGTGCGCTTTCAGTTTCCTCGGCTCAATCACGCAGCGCGACTGAATACAACTCAAGTTTGGTCGCAACAATTGGCGCAAAAACTGGGCTTCACCATCAAAGTCTTTGGCCAAGCCACTCCGCTACACCCTGCCAATCATCTACTGCTCGCCAATCACATTTCATGGTTTGATATTTTTGCCATCAATAGCGTCACCGTCGCCCGCTTTGTCGCCCGCGCCGACGTGCAAACTTGGCCGGTCATCGGCATGCTATGCCAAGGCGCTGGTACGGTGTTTATTGATCGTAGCAAAACGCGCGATACCCAACGCGTTAACGCCAGCATCAGCTGCGCACTCAATAATCAAGAATGCATCGCTTTTTTCCCCGAAGGCACCACCAGCGACGGCCAAGCAATTCGCCCCTTTAAAGCCTCGCTCATCCAAAGTGCTTTTGAAACCAACGCCACCATCCAACCGATTTACCTGCGCTACACCAATGCCGCCGGTCAATACGTCAGCGACGCGGCGTATATCGACGACATGAGCATCGCCGACTCGCTGTGGCAAATCACCGGCGCGCAGCAACTGTGTATCGAAATCCATTTTCTAGCGCCACTCACCCCCGAAGGACGAGATAGACGCAGCCTCAACAAAGAAGTCGAAGCCATGATCCGCGCCAAACATGAAAGCTTGCAAGAGATGAGCACCTAA
- a CDS encoding class I SAM-dependent methyltransferase — protein MPLFDGHSCQNCRYLAPTIASVRHAATMLKSATPFYLIDFAMNQLQLPLPSSDALEASQALCQHIAESINAHGGWISFADFMRLAMYTPALGYYSGGATKFGGAGDFVTAPEISPFFGATVAATLAHVLDEIGQESASVLEVGAGTGQLAAQILQELERRNALPVHYAILELSGQLRERQRQTLLTLVPHLIDRVQWLDALPDHFVGVMLGNEVLDAMPCELVQLADGQWQQRGVILSEQGFAMQNRPIQSAQLAAACEPLPTIPNYTSEIHLEAQGFITALGQSLQRGMILLIDYGFPQREYYHPERSMGTLIGHYRHHTVHDPFFYPGLTDITCHVDFTAMYTAAEASGLSLEGYTTQASYLLDAGILDFAQQLPTTSIDYMKSVAAIQKLTTHAEMGEIFKVIAFSKGLTGDTAPGLRGRDRSGEL, from the coding sequence ATGCCGTTATTTGATGGCCATTCATGCCAAAACTGCCGCTATTTAGCGCCAACGATTGCCTCGGTACGCCATGCAGCAACAATGCTAAAATCGGCGACACCTTTCTATTTGATCGACTTCGCCATGAATCAATTGCAATTACCCTTGCCATCGAGCGATGCGCTCGAAGCCAGCCAAGCCTTGTGTCAGCATATTGCCGAATCGATTAACGCCCACGGCGGCTGGATTTCTTTTGCCGACTTTATGCGCTTGGCGATGTACACCCCAGCGCTAGGTTATTACAGCGGCGGCGCAACCAAATTTGGCGGCGCTGGCGACTTTGTCACCGCGCCAGAAATATCGCCTTTTTTTGGTGCGACGGTGGCTGCCACGTTGGCGCATGTTCTCGATGAAATCGGTCAAGAGTCCGCCAGTGTTTTGGAAGTCGGCGCTGGCACCGGCCAACTGGCGGCGCAAATTTTGCAAGAACTCGAGCGCCGCAACGCCTTACCCGTACACTATGCCATCTTGGAGCTTTCTGGCCAATTACGCGAGCGTCAGCGTCAAACTTTGCTTACTTTAGTACCACATTTAATCGATCGCGTGCAGTGGCTCGATGCGCTGCCCGATCATTTTGTCGGCGTGATGCTCGGTAATGAAGTGCTCGACGCCATGCCATGCGAGCTGGTGCAACTGGCCGATGGGCAATGGCAACAACGCGGCGTTATCCTCAGCGAGCAAGGTTTTGCCATGCAAAATCGGCCGATTCAATCTGCGCAATTGGCCGCAGCTTGCGAGCCTTTGCCAACGATTCCGAACTACACCAGCGAAATTCACCTTGAAGCGCAAGGCTTTATCACCGCACTCGGGCAAAGCTTGCAGCGCGGTATGATCTTACTGATTGATTATGGGTTCCCGCAGCGCGAGTATTACCACCCTGAACGCAGCATGGGTACGCTGATTGGCCATTATCGCCACCACACCGTTCACGATCCATTCTTTTATCCTGGACTCACTGACATTACCTGCCACGTTGATTTTACTGCAATGTATACCGCTGCAGAAGCTAGTGGACTTAGCTTAGAGGGGTATACCACTCAAGCCAGCTATTTGCTCGACGCAGGCATTCTCGACTTTGCCCAGCAACTACCCACCACCAGCATCGACTATATGAAAAGCGTCGCAGCGATTCAAAAACTCACTACACACGCCGAAATGGGCGAGATTTTTAAAGTCATCGCTTTTTCTAAAGGCCTTACTGGCGATACCGCCCCCGGTTTACGCGGTCGAGATCGCTCTGGCGAGCTGTAA
- a CDS encoding FAD-dependent oxidoreductase translates to MTDHCVDVLIIGGGVGGLTLAQWLTGLGRSWRIVEREAYLGGPLAHSQYVLKWIPGWPAVSGRDYMAAILAGIDTTHCELSCELTQIEIDGIEQAWRCQLSNGRTMLAKKLVFACGAAPVSPFAAAERVIVGPGLQKIAHLQTGDRVLVLGGGDNAAEHALILQEMGCSVVMLVRSQLRASAVLAQQLQAAQIDFRVHGDELPLNVSVSGIELFGEFYDYAAVYYGYQPSKAITDFPVLYGLDQQISRDVFILGDMTGPAYPNILLTQGQAAVVAKQIDHVLSGDGMRTRHCTDLALGEWS, encoded by the coding sequence ATGACTGATCACTGCGTAGATGTATTGATTATTGGCGGCGGCGTTGGCGGGCTAACGCTAGCGCAATGGCTCACAGGGCTTGGGCGTAGCTGGCGCATTGTTGAGCGCGAAGCGTATTTGGGCGGCCCTTTGGCGCACAGCCAATATGTTTTGAAGTGGATTCCGGGCTGGCCTGCGGTGTCGGGGCGCGATTATATGGCCGCCATTTTGGCGGGCATTGATACGACGCACTGTGAGCTCAGTTGCGAATTAACGCAGATTGAGATCGATGGCATTGAGCAAGCTTGGCGCTGTCAGCTCAGTAATGGGCGCACGATGCTGGCCAAAAAACTGGTGTTTGCCTGTGGCGCAGCACCGGTCTCGCCGTTTGCTGCGGCTGAGCGGGTGATTGTTGGGCCGGGATTGCAAAAAATTGCCCATCTACAAACCGGAGATCGGGTGTTGGTTTTGGGTGGTGGCGATAATGCCGCTGAACACGCGCTGATTTTGCAAGAGATGGGCTGCTCGGTGGTGATGTTGGTACGCAGTCAATTACGTGCATCGGCGGTGTTGGCGCAGCAATTACAAGCCGCGCAGATTGATTTTCGGGTGCATGGCGATGAACTGCCTTTGAATGTCAGTGTGAGCGGGATTGAGTTATTCGGCGAGTTTTACGATTATGCCGCAGTATATTATGGCTATCAGCCATCGAAGGCGATCACGGACTTTCCGGTATTGTATGGGCTAGATCAGCAAATCAGCCGCGATGTGTTTATTCTGGGCGACATGACTGGGCCAGCTTATCCCAATATTTTACTCACCCAAGGGCAAGCGGCGGTGGTGGCCAAGCAAATCGATCACGTGCTGTCGGGCGACGGAATGCGCACTAGACACTGCACTGATTTAGCGCTTGGCGAGTGGTCTTGA
- a CDS encoding Ig-like domain-containing protein: protein MHSTPRKALIHLAIVGAIASTLTACGGGGPGGADLISGGSNGGGGGGATPTPIPAVAKIVLTPTQATLALGETIQVTALVVDAKNSPIAGAVVNFTTDTTLGLLSPNAGLTNSAGQMTTTLSVANISASGKVGELIASAKYKDASGTDQTITNSMAYQIGSSTLKIDSMQAGLASISANANTSLEVQVSANGKPISGQTVNFSSQCAQAGKATIDATALTNTSGKAIASFTDKGCANTDTITATLSNGQSQNVKVAIAPPTAASLSFNAITPADGVITLKGYASATRPDTAQVQFKVIDATGAPIPGQAVTFALDTSAGGVTLLNAVSGKVTVTTDSNGVANATVISGNQPTSIRVTATAGALSSTSGKLAISSGFPDQDSISLSADKYNINGWNYDGTEAKITMRLADHFNNPVPDGTAINFITDGGRIGTNTQGSCTTVDSSCQITLTSQSPRPNNGRVHVLAYATGEESFVDRNNNLIADQDSELIDDNSKTTDIGEAFLDKNENGNFDLGVDQLVDFNGNNAYDAADGLLNASLCAPSYVKCSSKKTLHIFQQSTFIFSSDNPKTPVLSPAAPVTGTCGTNKDYTIYIPDEKGNILPAGTTIAIASTNGQGSVLSGNSHTIGSSAIATNAVVLGQTNFGFKLQFATTCPATQNSGILTVTVTTPAGGGQAAKITTFPYNYTITP, encoded by the coding sequence ATGCACTCAACCCCTCGCAAAGCCCTTATTCATCTTGCCATTGTCGGCGCAATCGCCAGCACACTCACCGCCTGCGGCGGCGGCGGCCCCGGCGGTGCCGATCTGATTTCGGGAGGCAGTAATGGCGGAGGGGGTGGTGGCGCAACGCCGACGCCCATTCCTGCGGTTGCTAAGATCGTCCTGACGCCAACACAAGCTACCCTTGCCCTTGGCGAAACCATTCAAGTGACGGCACTGGTCGTCGACGCCAAGAACAGTCCGATTGCTGGCGCGGTAGTGAATTTCACAACCGATACGACATTAGGTTTGCTAAGCCCGAACGCAGGTTTAACCAACTCTGCCGGTCAAATGACGACCACACTCAGTGTGGCCAATATCAGCGCCAGTGGCAAAGTAGGCGAATTGATTGCTAGCGCCAAATACAAAGACGCTAGTGGTACCGATCAAACCATCACCAATTCGATGGCCTATCAAATTGGCTCTTCCACATTAAAAATTGATAGCATGCAAGCTGGCTTAGCCAGTATCAGCGCCAATGCCAATACCAGCTTAGAAGTGCAGGTCAGCGCCAATGGCAAGCCAATTTCCGGACAAACCGTTAATTTCTCTTCGCAATGCGCGCAAGCAGGCAAAGCAACAATCGACGCAACAGCCCTCACCAATACCAGCGGTAAAGCGATTGCTTCATTTACTGACAAAGGCTGCGCCAACACCGATACGATTACTGCAACACTATCTAACGGACAAAGCCAAAACGTAAAAGTCGCCATTGCGCCGCCGACCGCAGCATCACTCTCATTTAATGCGATTACCCCTGCCGATGGCGTAATCACCCTCAAGGGTTATGCCAGCGCAACGCGCCCTGATACTGCCCAAGTGCAATTCAAAGTGATTGATGCCACTGGTGCTCCGATTCCTGGTCAAGCGGTCACTTTTGCCTTGGACACATCGGCTGGCGGCGTTACTTTACTCAATGCCGTATCAGGTAAGGTCACCGTAACCACCGATAGCAACGGCGTTGCAAATGCAACAGTGATTTCTGGCAATCAACCGACTTCAATCCGCGTGACAGCCACAGCTGGCGCTTTAAGTAGTACGTCTGGAAAATTAGCGATCAGTTCAGGCTTCCCTGATCAAGACTCAATTTCATTATCCGCTGATAAATACAATATCAATGGCTGGAATTATGATGGTACTGAAGCCAAAATCACTATGCGCCTTGCCGACCACTTTAATAACCCAGTACCCGATGGCACCGCGATTAACTTTATTACCGATGGCGGGCGTATTGGCACGAACACCCAAGGTAGTTGCACTACGGTGGATAGTAGCTGCCAAATCACCTTAACCTCCCAGAGCCCACGCCCAAACAATGGCCGAGTTCACGTTCTGGCTTATGCAACTGGTGAAGAAAGTTTTGTCGATCGCAATAACAATTTAATTGCCGATCAAGACAGTGAGCTAATCGATGACAATAGCAAAACGACGGATATTGGCGAGGCTTTCTTAGATAAAAACGAAAATGGTAATTTCGATTTAGGCGTAGATCAATTAGTCGACTTCAACGGCAACAATGCATACGATGCGGCGGATGGACTACTCAATGCGAGTTTATGTGCACCAAGTTATGTGAAATGTTCAAGCAAAAAAACACTGCATATTTTCCAACAATCTACATTTATTTTCTCCAGTGACAATCCAAAAACACCTGTGCTCAGTCCTGCGGCGCCAGTTACTGGCACCTGTGGAACGAACAAAGATTACACAATCTATATCCCTGATGAAAAAGGCAATATCTTGCCAGCAGGTACGACGATCGCGATTGCAAGTACCAATGGGCAAGGTTCTGTGCTTTCTGGTAATAGCCATACCATTGGCTCATCTGCAATTGCGACTAATGCCGTCGTTTTAGGTCAAACCAATTTTGGATTTAAGCTTCAATTTGCTACAACTTGTCCTGCCACGCAAAATAGCGGTATTTTAACTGTCACTGTCACCACACCTGCAGGCGGCGGGCAGGCAGCAAAAATCACCACCTTCCCGTATAACTACACCATAACGCCATAA
- the ttcA gene encoding tRNA 2-thiocytidine(32) synthetase TtcA codes for MTEPAQEKPQLTEAEQKQKYNFNKLVKRLRHNVGDAINDFNMIEDGDRVMVCLSGGKDSYTMLDILLSLQKSAPINFSIVAVNLDQKQPGFPEHILPTYLAEIGVEHRIIEEDTYSIVTRVIEEGKTTCGLCSRLRRGILYRVADELGATKIALGHHRDDILETLFLNMFYGGKLKGMPPKLVSDDGKHMVIRPLAYCREKDIEKYSAAREFPIIPCNLCGSQPNLQRQVIGDMLRDWDKRFPGRLETMFTAMCNVVPSHLADPKRYDFVNAKADGTPRADGDKAFDRETFSDPSRISILSSKPAASACGDES; via the coding sequence ATGACCGAACCAGCGCAAGAGAAGCCGCAACTGACAGAGGCGGAACAAAAGCAGAAATATAATTTCAATAAATTGGTGAAACGCTTGCGCCATAACGTGGGCGACGCGATTAACGATTTTAATATGATCGAAGATGGTGATCGGGTGATGGTGTGTTTGTCGGGAGGGAAAGACAGCTACACCATGCTGGATATTTTGCTGAGTTTGCAAAAATCAGCGCCGATTAATTTTTCGATTGTTGCGGTGAATTTGGACCAAAAACAACCGGGTTTCCCAGAGCATATTTTGCCGACGTATCTGGCCGAAATTGGCGTTGAGCACCGAATTATCGAAGAAGATACCTATTCGATTGTGACGCGAGTGATCGAAGAGGGAAAAACCACCTGTGGTTTGTGTAGCCGTTTGCGCCGTGGCATTTTGTACCGCGTGGCCGATGAATTGGGGGCGACCAAGATTGCGCTAGGTCATCATCGGGATGACATTTTAGAAACGCTGTTTTTGAATATGTTTTACGGCGGCAAGCTCAAAGGTATGCCGCCAAAATTGGTGTCGGATGATGGCAAACATATGGTGATTCGCCCATTGGCGTATTGCCGTGAAAAAGACATTGAAAAATACAGCGCAGCGCGTGAATTTCCGATTATTCCGTGTAATTTATGCGGCTCGCAGCCTAATTTACAGCGGCAAGTGATTGGCGATATGTTGCGTGATTGGGATAAACGTTTCCCGGGACGTTTGGAAACGATGTTTACCGCGATGTGTAATGTGGTGCCCTCGCATTTAGCCGATCCTAAGCGTTACGATTTTGTAAATGCCAAGGCCGATGGCACGCCACGCGCCGATGGCGATAAGGCGTTTGATCGGGAAACATTTAGCGATCCGAGCCGGATTTCGATTTTGTCGAGTAAACCTGCAGCGAGCGCGTGTGGAGATGAGTCATGA
- a CDS encoding fused MFS/spermidine synthase, with protein MMLSRTRRRPRNFDDELMIDVSEEGGVRKLHFGSDDTQSAMKINAPNELLLAYSRCVFASLLFLDPPKKMLLIGLGGGSIAKWVHEYLPTTHLTCVELFQQVVNVARSMFFLPPDDERLEVITGDGAAHVYNMADESVDMIMMDAYSATGIAAPLASTDFFTACKNKLTDDGVLAVNLWSIDRRFEQYCEQLAGVFDGRLICLPARQKGNVIAFAFMRGQNNPQWERLADKAKKLEAEYGLEFNEFVSDLARMNPHNDRRLFI; from the coding sequence ATGATGTTATCGCGCACTCGGCGTCGCCCAAGAAATTTTGACGATGAGCTGATGATTGATGTCTCTGAGGAGGGCGGCGTTCGCAAACTGCATTTTGGTAGCGATGACACGCAGAGCGCGATGAAGATCAATGCGCCCAATGAGTTGCTACTGGCGTATTCACGCTGTGTGTTTGCTAGCTTATTGTTTTTAGATCCCCCGAAAAAAATGCTGTTGATTGGCTTGGGCGGCGGCTCGATTGCGAAATGGGTGCATGAGTATTTGCCGACGACACATTTGACGTGCGTTGAGTTATTTCAGCAAGTCGTGAATGTGGCGCGCTCGATGTTTTTTTTGCCGCCAGATGATGAGCGCTTGGAGGTGATTACCGGCGATGGCGCTGCGCATGTTTACAATATGGCGGACGAATCGGTTGATATGATTATGATGGATGCGTATTCAGCGACCGGCATTGCTGCGCCATTGGCGAGTACTGATTTTTTTACCGCGTGCAAAAATAAGCTGACCGATGATGGCGTTTTGGCGGTGAATTTATGGAGTATTGATCGCCGATTCGAGCAGTATTGTGAGCAATTGGCGGGTGTATTTGATGGCCGTTTGATTTGCTTGCCAGCAAGACAAAAAGGCAACGTCATCGCTTTTGCTTTTATGCGCGGACAAAACAATCCGCAATGGGAGCGATTAGCTGATAAAGCCAAAAAACTCGAAGCTGAGTATGGTCTTGAATTTAATGAATTTGTTAGTGATTTGGCGCGAATGAATCCACATAACGATCGACGTTTGTTTATTTGA